The following proteins come from a genomic window of Edaphobacter sp. 4G125:
- a CDS encoding multidrug effflux MFS transporter, whose protein sequence is MKSPYREHSRIICLLGLLSVITPFAIDMYLPAFSQVAADLKTTTSVIALSLSSYFIGFAFGQILYGPLLDRFGRKRPLYVGLIVYIVASSGCALAQDIQALIVLRFLQAIGGCAAQVAALAMVRDFFHAKESARIFSLLFLIIGISPLLASSIGSLLASSLGWRWIFAILGIYALVTLILIFALLPEGHVPDSSVSLKPGPILDVFWSILKQPQFYTYAMAGAFSFAGLFAFVSGSPILFMEKYHLGTKMFGLVFAVLVMGFIGGNQVNVFLLNRFSSQQIFFYALLFQVLMGVVLFTGTRAHLLGLPGMMVLFFFFLFSIGLTYPNAAALGMAPFSREAGSASALLGFLQAGAGSLIATAIGVLGASSIVTLLSLTPIVALVILVTSRTRITQLAESEQSVSVVH, encoded by the coding sequence ATGAAGTCTCCCTACCGTGAGCATTCGCGCATCATTTGTTTGCTTGGTTTGCTCAGCGTAATTACTCCATTTGCGATCGATATGTATCTGCCAGCGTTCTCGCAGGTCGCGGCCGATCTGAAGACAACAACCTCGGTCATTGCACTTTCGTTGTCGAGTTATTTCATCGGATTTGCCTTCGGACAGATCTTGTATGGACCGCTGCTCGATCGTTTTGGCAGAAAGCGGCCACTCTATGTCGGATTGATCGTTTACATTGTGGCTTCTTCCGGATGTGCCTTGGCTCAGGACATCCAGGCTCTGATTGTGTTGCGATTTCTGCAGGCGATTGGAGGATGTGCGGCTCAGGTTGCAGCGCTGGCCATGGTGCGTGACTTCTTCCATGCGAAAGAGAGTGCGCGCATATTTTCGCTTCTGTTTCTTATCATCGGCATTTCTCCTCTGCTAGCCTCGAGCATCGGCAGTCTGCTGGCTTCCAGTTTAGGTTGGCGTTGGATATTTGCCATTCTTGGAATTTATGCCTTGGTTACGCTGATTCTCATATTTGCATTGCTGCCGGAGGGGCATGTGCCCGATTCTTCAGTTTCGCTGAAGCCTGGACCTATTCTTGATGTCTTCTGGTCGATCCTGAAGCAGCCGCAGTTCTACACATACGCGATGGCGGGAGCGTTCTCATTCGCCGGCTTGTTCGCCTTCGTCTCCGGATCGCCGATCTTGTTCATGGAAAAGTATCACTTGGGCACAAAGATGTTCGGTCTGGTGTTCGCTGTCCTGGTTATGGGCTTTATTGGCGGAAACCAGGTGAATGTCTTTCTGTTGAACAGATTCAGCAGTCAGCAGATTTTCTTTTACGCTCTGCTGTTTCAGGTCCTGATGGGAGTGGTGTTATTCACCGGTACAAGGGCCCACTTGCTTGGGCTGCCGGGAATGATGGTTCTCTTCTTCTTCTTCCTCTTCTCCATTGGATTGACGTATCCCAACGCGGCTGCTCTTGGAATGGCTCCTTTCTCGCGAGAAGCAGGCAGTGCCTCGGCATTGCTTGGATTTTTACAGGCGGGAGCAGGATCGTTAATCGCAACGGCGATTGGAGTGCTCGGGGCTTCCTCCATTGTGACGTTACTATCTTTGACCCCCATCGTTGCGCTGGTCATTCTTGTGACAAGCAGGACGCGGATCACACAATTAGCTGAAAGTGAACAAAGCGTATCGGTCGTGCATTGA